Proteins encoded by one window of Sphaerodactylus townsendi isolate TG3544 linkage group LG02, MPM_Stown_v2.3, whole genome shotgun sequence:
- the TMEM86A gene encoding lysoplasmalogenase-like protein TMEM86A isoform X2, with the protein MVSPVTVVKSEGPKLVPFFKATCVYFVLWLPTSSPSWFSALIKCLPIFCLWVFLLAHGINFLTAHRSACRILAGLIFSALGDAFLIWQEQGYFVHGLLMFAITHILYSSAFGMKPLDLKAGLAIALVSSFGYTFLYSYLSGPFTYLVAVYVALIGFMGWRAMAGMQLCNDLWTWTKLSACIGSVLFMVSDLTIAVNKFCFPVPYSRVIIMATYYAAQMLIALSAVESRDEEIFQKRK; encoded by the exons ATGGTGTCGCCGGTGACTGTG gtGAAGAGTGAAGGGCCTAAGCTTGTGCCCTTTTTCAAAGCCACTTGTGTTTATTTCGTCCTCTGGCTGCCGACTTCCAGCCCTTCCTGGTTCAGTGCTCTCATCAAGTGTCTGCCTATCTTCTGCCTGTGGGTCTTCCTGCTGGCTCATGGGATCAATTTCCTGACGGCCCATCGCAGTGCTTGTAGGATCTTAGCCGGCCTGATATTCTCAGCTCTAGGAGATGCCTTTCTCATCTGGCAAGAACAAGGCTACTTTGTTCATG GTTTGTTGATGTTTGCTATCACACACATCCTGTATTCCTCTGCATTTGGGATGAAGCCTTTGGACCTAAAAGCGGGCCTGGCAATTGCCCTGGTGTCCAGCTTTGGCTACACCTTCCTATATTCCTACCTCTCAGGGCCATTTACCTATCTGGTAGCTGTCTACGTTGCCTTGATAGGCTTCATGGGCTGGCGGGCCATGGCTGGTATGCAGTTGTGCAATGACCTTTGGACTTGGACCAAGCTCTCTGCTTGCATTGGCTCCGTGCTTTTCATGGTCTCAGATCTGACCATTGCAGTCAACAAGTTTTGCTTTCCTGTGCCATACTCTCGGGTCATCATTATGGCTACTTACTATGCCGCTCAAATGCTCATTGCTCTTTCTGCTGTGGAGAGCAGGGATGAAGAAATCTTTCAAAAGAGGAAGTAG
- the TMEM86A gene encoding lysoplasmalogenase-like protein TMEM86A isoform X1 produces MKTFIWHSLYCSYGTTVKSEGPKLVPFFKATCVYFVLWLPTSSPSWFSALIKCLPIFCLWVFLLAHGINFLTAHRSACRILAGLIFSALGDAFLIWQEQGYFVHGLLMFAITHILYSSAFGMKPLDLKAGLAIALVSSFGYTFLYSYLSGPFTYLVAVYVALIGFMGWRAMAGMQLCNDLWTWTKLSACIGSVLFMVSDLTIAVNKFCFPVPYSRVIIMATYYAAQMLIALSAVESRDEEIFQKRK; encoded by the exons ATGAAAACATTCATCTGGCATTCACTTTACTGTTCTTATGGTACTACC gtGAAGAGTGAAGGGCCTAAGCTTGTGCCCTTTTTCAAAGCCACTTGTGTTTATTTCGTCCTCTGGCTGCCGACTTCCAGCCCTTCCTGGTTCAGTGCTCTCATCAAGTGTCTGCCTATCTTCTGCCTGTGGGTCTTCCTGCTGGCTCATGGGATCAATTTCCTGACGGCCCATCGCAGTGCTTGTAGGATCTTAGCCGGCCTGATATTCTCAGCTCTAGGAGATGCCTTTCTCATCTGGCAAGAACAAGGCTACTTTGTTCATG GTTTGTTGATGTTTGCTATCACACACATCCTGTATTCCTCTGCATTTGGGATGAAGCCTTTGGACCTAAAAGCGGGCCTGGCAATTGCCCTGGTGTCCAGCTTTGGCTACACCTTCCTATATTCCTACCTCTCAGGGCCATTTACCTATCTGGTAGCTGTCTACGTTGCCTTGATAGGCTTCATGGGCTGGCGGGCCATGGCTGGTATGCAGTTGTGCAATGACCTTTGGACTTGGACCAAGCTCTCTGCTTGCATTGGCTCCGTGCTTTTCATGGTCTCAGATCTGACCATTGCAGTCAACAAGTTTTGCTTTCCTGTGCCATACTCTCGGGTCATCATTATGGCTACTTACTATGCCGCTCAAATGCTCATTGCTCTTTCTGCTGTGGAGAGCAGGGATGAAGAAATCTTTCAAAAGAGGAAGTAG